Proteins from a genomic interval of Gossypium hirsutum isolate 1008001.06 chromosome A09, Gossypium_hirsutum_v2.1, whole genome shotgun sequence:
- the LOC107889644 gene encoding transcription factor bHLH155 isoform X3, which translates to MANTALRQLLKSFCTNSLWKYAVLWRLRHRNPMVLTWEDGYCVYPIPRKSVESISTDVYSNSENIPSHFEMSIRDGCFGEGYPIGLLVDHMSHLKYAWGEGFVGKVAYTGKHCWVSYDDIFAGKANSKLVPEYPAEWLLQFASGIKTIVLVPVLPHGVLQLGSLEMVAEDLSILSCIKDRFACKNIHTQLISSEISSPFEKLEASSSALMGPLNSKDSNAVNSVESNKLLALDHIVPLLSIQNEFKVPGIIPSEILESESENRISVPLVSLSELPSPLSQSVSVDQLAVGESELFGFYCLKEELQAYPECNAYRVGECGEILDEVMNPYPAGYFLEPPDIDDVDFLKFPNECELQKELGAAFERQSYEYLWESSFLSEDVFRDHVDGIEPSLSVRGGDAEYLLQAVVGHVYDGSIDIPNRSTHLMASTGQLPESFRPQSVKSDSTPSSRLTSASVGGAKSNASSKILTSFKSTVSMLTDAENLRKDGYYTQSRKGKKQSSVSRKRARPGDNPRPRPRDRQMIQDRLKELRELVPNGAKYSIDALLDQTVKHMLYLRSVTNQAEKLRQWVHREVFQIHRYLISRIQGHLKPKMVTKLEQAGLLRLEMNEKYAPSLWKIFHIQDICS; encoded by the exons ATGGCGAATACTGCTTTAAGGCAGTTGTTGAAGAGTTTTTGCACTAATTCACTTTGGAAATATGCTGTGCTTTGGAGGCTCAGGCACCGAAACCCCAT GGTTTTGACCTGGGAAGATGGGTATTGTGTTTATCCAATACCAAGAAAATCTGTGGAAAGTATCTCAACTGATGTTTATAGTAACAGTGAGAATATCCCATCACACTTTGAAATGAGCATCCGTGATGGCTGTTTTGGAGAAGGATACCCAATTGGCCTGTTGGTGGATCATATGTCGCATCTTAAATATGCATGGGGGGAGGG GTTTGTTGGTAAAGTAGCATATACGGGGAAGCATTGTTGGGTTTCCTATGATGATATTTTCGCTGGCAAAGCAAACTCGAAGTTAGTTCCCGAG TATCCGGCGGAATGGTTACTTCAGTTTGCATCAGGAATCAAG ACAATAGTGCTCGTACCTGTGCTTCCACATGGAGTTCTGCAGCTTGGTTCATTGGAGATG GTAGCTGAAGATTTGTCTATTCTTTCATGCATCAAAGATAGATTTGCCTGCAAGAACATTCACACCCAGTTGATATCATCAGAAATATCAAGTCCTTTCGAGAAGTTAGAAGCGTCTTCAAGTGCATTGATGGGCCCACTGAACTCTAAAGATTCAAATGCTGTTAACAGTGTTGAATCAAATAAGCTTTTAGCTTTAGATCATATTGTGCCACTGTTAAGTATTCAGAATGAATTCAAGGTGCCTGGAATAATTCCCTCTGAGATTTTAGAAAGTGAGAGTGAGAATAGGATTAGTGTGCCACTAGTTAGCCTTAGTGAATTACCGTCACCACTAAGCCAATCTGTAAGTGTTGATCAGCTTGCAGTAGGGGAGAGTGAACTGTTTGGTTTCTATTGCCTTAAGGAGGAATTGCAAGCTTATCCTGAATGTAATGCTTACAGAGTGGGAGAGTGCGGAGAAATCTTAGATGAAGTTATGAATCCTTACCCTGCTGGATACTTTCTTGAACCACCTGATATTGATGATGTCGATTTCCTTAAGTTTCCCAATGAATGTGAATTGCAGAAAGAACTAGGAGCAGCTTTTGAAAGACAGAGCTATGAGTATTTGTGGGAGTCATCTTTTTTGAGTGAGGATGTATTTAGAGATCACGTTGATGGCATTGAGCCTTCATTGTCTGTAAGAGGAGGTGATGCAGAGTATCTGTTGCAAGCTGTGGTGGGCCATGTGTATGATGGTTCTATTGATATTCCTAATAGATCTACTCATCTCATGGCATCTACTGGACAGCTTCCTGAATCTTTTCGACCTCAAAGTGTAAAGAGTGATTCAACTCCATCGAGCAGACTTACATCTGCTTCTGTTGGTGGGGCCAAAAGTAATGCTAGTTCTAAAATATTGACTTCTTTCAAGAGTACAGTAAGCATGTTAACTGATGCTGAGAATCTTAGAAAAGATGGCTATTACACACAATCTAGAAAAGGAAAAAAGCAGTCCAGCGTCAGCAGAAAAAGGGCCAGACCTGGTGATAACCCAAGGCCAAGGCCAAGGGATAGGCAGATGATCCAGGATCGGCTTAAGGAGCTTCGAGAACTTGTTCCAAATGGTGCTAAG TATAGCATTGATGCTCTCTTGGACCAAACTGTTAAACACATGCTGTATTTGAGGAGTGTTACCAACCAAGCTGAGAAATTGAGGCAGTGGGTGCATCGTGAG GTATTTCAAATTCACAGGTATCTGATCTCAAGAATACAAGGTCATCTCAAACCAAAGATGGTTACCAAACTGGAACAAGCTGGGCTTTTGAGATTGGAGATGAACGAAAAGTATGCCCCATCGTTGTGGAAGATCTTCCATATCCAGGACATTTGCTCATAG
- the LOC107889644 gene encoding transcription factor EMB1444 isoform X1 has translation MANTALRQLLKSFCTNSLWKYAVLWRLRHRNPMVLTWEDGYCVYPIPRKSVESISTDVYSNSENIPSHFEMSIRDGCFGEGYPIGLLVDHMSHLKYAWGEGFVGKVAYTGKHCWVSYDDIFAGKANSKLVPEYPAEWLLQFASGIKTIVLVPVLPHGVLQLGSLEMVAEDLSILSCIKDRFACKNIHTQLISSEISSPFEKLEASSSALMGPLNSKDSNAVNSVESNKLLALDHIVPLLSIQNEFKVPGIIPSEILESESENRISVPLVSLSELPSPLSQSVSVDQLAVGESELFGFYCLKEELQAYPECNAYRVGECGEILDEVMNPYPAGYFLEPPDIDDVDFLKFPNECELQKELGAAFERQSYEYLWESSFLSEDVFRDHVDGIEPSLSVRGGDAEYLLQAVVGHVYDGSIDIPNRSTHLMASTGQLPESFRPQSVKSDSTPSSRLTSASVGGAKSNASSKILTSFKSTVSMLTDAENLRKDGYYTQSRKGKKQSSVSRKRARPGDNPRPRPRDRQMIQDRLKELRELVPNGAKYSIDALLDQTVKHMLYLRSVTNQAEKLRQWVHREVSDLKNTRSSQTKDGYQTGTSWAFEIGDERKVCPIVVEDLPYPGHLLIEMLCNEHSMFLEIAQVIRSFNLTILKGVTESCSNNTWAHFIVETSSGFHRLDIFWPLMNLLQRQRNPVSSKIER, from the exons ATGGCGAATACTGCTTTAAGGCAGTTGTTGAAGAGTTTTTGCACTAATTCACTTTGGAAATATGCTGTGCTTTGGAGGCTCAGGCACCGAAACCCCAT GGTTTTGACCTGGGAAGATGGGTATTGTGTTTATCCAATACCAAGAAAATCTGTGGAAAGTATCTCAACTGATGTTTATAGTAACAGTGAGAATATCCCATCACACTTTGAAATGAGCATCCGTGATGGCTGTTTTGGAGAAGGATACCCAATTGGCCTGTTGGTGGATCATATGTCGCATCTTAAATATGCATGGGGGGAGGG GTTTGTTGGTAAAGTAGCATATACGGGGAAGCATTGTTGGGTTTCCTATGATGATATTTTCGCTGGCAAAGCAAACTCGAAGTTAGTTCCCGAG TATCCGGCGGAATGGTTACTTCAGTTTGCATCAGGAATCAAG ACAATAGTGCTCGTACCTGTGCTTCCACATGGAGTTCTGCAGCTTGGTTCATTGGAGATG GTAGCTGAAGATTTGTCTATTCTTTCATGCATCAAAGATAGATTTGCCTGCAAGAACATTCACACCCAGTTGATATCATCAGAAATATCAAGTCCTTTCGAGAAGTTAGAAGCGTCTTCAAGTGCATTGATGGGCCCACTGAACTCTAAAGATTCAAATGCTGTTAACAGTGTTGAATCAAATAAGCTTTTAGCTTTAGATCATATTGTGCCACTGTTAAGTATTCAGAATGAATTCAAGGTGCCTGGAATAATTCCCTCTGAGATTTTAGAAAGTGAGAGTGAGAATAGGATTAGTGTGCCACTAGTTAGCCTTAGTGAATTACCGTCACCACTAAGCCAATCTGTAAGTGTTGATCAGCTTGCAGTAGGGGAGAGTGAACTGTTTGGTTTCTATTGCCTTAAGGAGGAATTGCAAGCTTATCCTGAATGTAATGCTTACAGAGTGGGAGAGTGCGGAGAAATCTTAGATGAAGTTATGAATCCTTACCCTGCTGGATACTTTCTTGAACCACCTGATATTGATGATGTCGATTTCCTTAAGTTTCCCAATGAATGTGAATTGCAGAAAGAACTAGGAGCAGCTTTTGAAAGACAGAGCTATGAGTATTTGTGGGAGTCATCTTTTTTGAGTGAGGATGTATTTAGAGATCACGTTGATGGCATTGAGCCTTCATTGTCTGTAAGAGGAGGTGATGCAGAGTATCTGTTGCAAGCTGTGGTGGGCCATGTGTATGATGGTTCTATTGATATTCCTAATAGATCTACTCATCTCATGGCATCTACTGGACAGCTTCCTGAATCTTTTCGACCTCAAAGTGTAAAGAGTGATTCAACTCCATCGAGCAGACTTACATCTGCTTCTGTTGGTGGGGCCAAAAGTAATGCTAGTTCTAAAATATTGACTTCTTTCAAGAGTACAGTAAGCATGTTAACTGATGCTGAGAATCTTAGAAAAGATGGCTATTACACACAATCTAGAAAAGGAAAAAAGCAGTCCAGCGTCAGCAGAAAAAGGGCCAGACCTGGTGATAACCCAAGGCCAAGGCCAAGGGATAGGCAGATGATCCAGGATCGGCTTAAGGAGCTTCGAGAACTTGTTCCAAATGGTGCTAAG TATAGCATTGATGCTCTCTTGGACCAAACTGTTAAACACATGCTGTATTTGAGGAGTGTTACCAACCAAGCTGAGAAATTGAGGCAGTGGGTGCATCGTGAG GTATCTGATCTCAAGAATACAAGGTCATCTCAAACCAAAGATGGTTACCAAACTGGAACAAGCTGGGCTTTTGAGATTGGAGATGAACGAAAAGTATGCCCCATCGTTGTGGAAGATCTTCCATATCCAGGACATTTGCTCATAGAG ATGCTTTGTAATGAGCATAGTATGTTTCTTGAGATTGCTCAGGTGATTAGAAGCTTTAACTTAACAATCTTGAAGGGTGTTACGGAGAGCTGTTCAAACAATACATGGGCTCATTTCATTGTGGAG ACTTCTAGTGGCTTTCACAGACTGGATATTTTCTGGCCTTTGATGAACCTTTTACAGCGTCAAAGAAACCCTGTTTCAAGCAAGATTGAACGATGA
- the LOC107889644 gene encoding transcription factor EMB1444 isoform X2, whose product MANTALRQLLKSFCTNSLWKYAVLWRLRHRNPMFVGKVAYTGKHCWVSYDDIFAGKANSKLVPEYPAEWLLQFASGIKTIVLVPVLPHGVLQLGSLEMVAEDLSILSCIKDRFACKNIHTQLISSEISSPFEKLEASSSALMGPLNSKDSNAVNSVESNKLLALDHIVPLLSIQNEFKVPGIIPSEILESESENRISVPLVSLSELPSPLSQSVSVDQLAVGESELFGFYCLKEELQAYPECNAYRVGECGEILDEVMNPYPAGYFLEPPDIDDVDFLKFPNECELQKELGAAFERQSYEYLWESSFLSEDVFRDHVDGIEPSLSVRGGDAEYLLQAVVGHVYDGSIDIPNRSTHLMASTGQLPESFRPQSVKSDSTPSSRLTSASVGGAKSNASSKILTSFKSTVSMLTDAENLRKDGYYTQSRKGKKQSSVSRKRARPGDNPRPRPRDRQMIQDRLKELRELVPNGAKYSIDALLDQTVKHMLYLRSVTNQAEKLRQWVHREVSDLKNTRSSQTKDGYQTGTSWAFEIGDERKVCPIVVEDLPYPGHLLIEMLCNEHSMFLEIAQVIRSFNLTILKGVTESCSNNTWAHFIVETSSGFHRLDIFWPLMNLLQRQRNPVSSKIER is encoded by the exons ATGGCGAATACTGCTTTAAGGCAGTTGTTGAAGAGTTTTTGCACTAATTCACTTTGGAAATATGCTGTGCTTTGGAGGCTCAGGCACCGAAACCCCAT GTTTGTTGGTAAAGTAGCATATACGGGGAAGCATTGTTGGGTTTCCTATGATGATATTTTCGCTGGCAAAGCAAACTCGAAGTTAGTTCCCGAG TATCCGGCGGAATGGTTACTTCAGTTTGCATCAGGAATCAAG ACAATAGTGCTCGTACCTGTGCTTCCACATGGAGTTCTGCAGCTTGGTTCATTGGAGATG GTAGCTGAAGATTTGTCTATTCTTTCATGCATCAAAGATAGATTTGCCTGCAAGAACATTCACACCCAGTTGATATCATCAGAAATATCAAGTCCTTTCGAGAAGTTAGAAGCGTCTTCAAGTGCATTGATGGGCCCACTGAACTCTAAAGATTCAAATGCTGTTAACAGTGTTGAATCAAATAAGCTTTTAGCTTTAGATCATATTGTGCCACTGTTAAGTATTCAGAATGAATTCAAGGTGCCTGGAATAATTCCCTCTGAGATTTTAGAAAGTGAGAGTGAGAATAGGATTAGTGTGCCACTAGTTAGCCTTAGTGAATTACCGTCACCACTAAGCCAATCTGTAAGTGTTGATCAGCTTGCAGTAGGGGAGAGTGAACTGTTTGGTTTCTATTGCCTTAAGGAGGAATTGCAAGCTTATCCTGAATGTAATGCTTACAGAGTGGGAGAGTGCGGAGAAATCTTAGATGAAGTTATGAATCCTTACCCTGCTGGATACTTTCTTGAACCACCTGATATTGATGATGTCGATTTCCTTAAGTTTCCCAATGAATGTGAATTGCAGAAAGAACTAGGAGCAGCTTTTGAAAGACAGAGCTATGAGTATTTGTGGGAGTCATCTTTTTTGAGTGAGGATGTATTTAGAGATCACGTTGATGGCATTGAGCCTTCATTGTCTGTAAGAGGAGGTGATGCAGAGTATCTGTTGCAAGCTGTGGTGGGCCATGTGTATGATGGTTCTATTGATATTCCTAATAGATCTACTCATCTCATGGCATCTACTGGACAGCTTCCTGAATCTTTTCGACCTCAAAGTGTAAAGAGTGATTCAACTCCATCGAGCAGACTTACATCTGCTTCTGTTGGTGGGGCCAAAAGTAATGCTAGTTCTAAAATATTGACTTCTTTCAAGAGTACAGTAAGCATGTTAACTGATGCTGAGAATCTTAGAAAAGATGGCTATTACACACAATCTAGAAAAGGAAAAAAGCAGTCCAGCGTCAGCAGAAAAAGGGCCAGACCTGGTGATAACCCAAGGCCAAGGCCAAGGGATAGGCAGATGATCCAGGATCGGCTTAAGGAGCTTCGAGAACTTGTTCCAAATGGTGCTAAG TATAGCATTGATGCTCTCTTGGACCAAACTGTTAAACACATGCTGTATTTGAGGAGTGTTACCAACCAAGCTGAGAAATTGAGGCAGTGGGTGCATCGTGAG GTATCTGATCTCAAGAATACAAGGTCATCTCAAACCAAAGATGGTTACCAAACTGGAACAAGCTGGGCTTTTGAGATTGGAGATGAACGAAAAGTATGCCCCATCGTTGTGGAAGATCTTCCATATCCAGGACATTTGCTCATAGAG ATGCTTTGTAATGAGCATAGTATGTTTCTTGAGATTGCTCAGGTGATTAGAAGCTTTAACTTAACAATCTTGAAGGGTGTTACGGAGAGCTGTTCAAACAATACATGGGCTCATTTCATTGTGGAG ACTTCTAGTGGCTTTCACAGACTGGATATTTTCTGGCCTTTGATGAACCTTTTACAGCGTCAAAGAAACCCTGTTTCAAGCAAGATTGAACGATGA
- the LOC107889646 gene encoding tropinone reductase homolog, whose protein sequence is MAGTEAGCKKQRWSLQGMTALVTGGTRGIGYATVEELATLGAVVHTCSRNQTELHERLQEWQSKGFKVSGSACDLSYRQQREKLMETVSTVFDGKLNILVNNAGTTVIKPCEGHNLEDYTTVMNTNVEAPYHLCQLAYPLLKASGNGSIVFISSVAGSMALPRLSAYSASKGAINQITKNLACEWAKDNIRTNTVSPWGVRTSITKPEADAPFVEEFLRLIAGTAMPRIGEPEEISSMVAFLCLPAASYINGQVISVDGGYTAGGCWPFQNFSFNLLSS, encoded by the exons ATGGCTGGAACAGAAGCAGGTTGTAAGAAACAAAGGTGGTCTCTTCAGGGTATGACTGCCCTTGTCACTGGTGGAACAAGAGGCATAGG ATATGCAACTGTGGAAGAACTGGCAACACTAGGGGCAGTAGTTCATACATGTTCCAGAAACCAGACAGAACTTCATGAAAGGTTACAAGAATGGCAGAGCAAAGGGTTTAAAGTGAGTGGTTCTGCTTGTGATCTCTCTTATAGACAGCAAAGAGAGAAGCTTATGGAGACTGTCTCAACTGTTTTTGATGGCAAACTCAACATcctt GTTAATAATGCAGGCACCACAGTGATTAAGCCTTGCGAGGGCCACAACCTGGAAGACTACACAACCGTGATGAATACCAACGTTGAGGCTCCTTATCATCTTTGCCAACTTGCATATCCTTTACTTAAAGCATCAGGAAATGGAAGTATTGTGTTTATCTCCTCTGTTGCTGGTTCAATGGCTCTACCTCGATTATCAGCTTATTCAGCATCTAAAG GAGCAATTAACCAGATTACAAAGAACTTGGCATGTGAGTGGGCAAAGGATAACATTCGGACCAATACTGTTTCACCATGGGGTGTTAGAACATCGATTACAAAGCCA GAGGCGGACGCCCCTTTCGTTGAGGAATTTCTCAGGCTAATAGCTGGAACAGCAATGCCTAGGATAGGAGAACCAGAAGAGATTTCATCAATGGTGGCATTCCTTTGCCTTCCAGCTGCATCATACATCAATGGACAGGTTATTTCTGTGGATGGAGGGTATACTGCAGGTGGCTGTTGGCCATTTCAAAACTTTAGCTTTAATTTACTCAGTTCTTGA